A DNA window from Thermovirga sp. contains the following coding sequences:
- a CDS encoding aminotransferase class V-fold PLP-dependent enzyme: protein MTERQVYMDHSATTAVDRDVLEAMLPYFSEEYGNPNSLHAWGRGARKAVSEARGKVAALIGADASEVIFTGGGSEADNLAIKGATSMRKDKGRHVITTAIEHHAVMDAFGWLDKQGFEVT, encoded by the coding sequence ATGACAGAAAGACAGGTCTACATGGATCATTCGGCCACGACGGCCGTCGATCGCGATGTCCTCGAAGCTATGCTCCCCTATTTTTCGGAGGAGTACGGTAACCCTAACAGCCTTCACGCCTGGGGGAGAGGGGCGCGGAAGGCCGTCAGTGAGGCCAGGGGGAAGGTCGCTGCCCTTATCGGGGCCGACGCCTCCGAGGTGATATTCACCGGCGGGGGGAGCGAGGCCGATAACCTCGCCATCAAGGGCGCCACTTCCATGAGGAAGGACAAGGGGCGCCACGTTATAACCACCGCCATCGAACACCATGCCGTGATGGACGCCTTCGGCTGGCTCGACAAGCAGGGTTTTGAGGTCACTG